From Erigeron canadensis isolate Cc75 chromosome 8, C_canadensis_v1, whole genome shotgun sequence, one genomic window encodes:
- the LOC122609793 gene encoding E3 ubiquitin-protein ligase WAV3 translates to MGTGWRRAFCTTIPRNSSDSPILVENQQNNNPTNPSPKTPSKLGFFKSSSTSSSNPSTPRLHSTWSLRSKSSNSNNTGDINNNNNNDNDFIDTNSNSSTPRLRLKPRPKTKNNVNEPTNDDTKFHSSVIDNLNITPRLRCKTKNLKSSLLSSNPSSPRSPFSIFKNSLGFSRSNCGLCLQSVKTGHKTAIFTAECSHTFHFPCISKHVKEEKTLICPVCKSVWRDGSFLTIDKFQPKLIDDKKENVTSTTPRSQSQSQSQFRPRESYIKPKPYNDDEPLKTPRACGTGIVPIPEASAEEEENEKEDEEFKGFFANPNLSSSADEFRRDFKNVEVMLMSEVAVVSSNLTHETYAVILKVKAPPPLAKPNMARRAPIDLVAVLDVSESMGGAKLQMLKRAMRLVISSLGAADRLSIVAFSACPKRLLPLRRMSVKGQRSARRIIDQLVCSRGTCAGEALRKATQVLEDRRERNPVASIILLSDGHEGEMGDTNVGKNSSQRQAASHVSSTRFAHVEIPVHTLEKSNGGGFGHQRHGSEENAFTKCVGGLLSVVAQDLRIQLLVAPGSDPAEITAVYTCNGKPMVLNSDSVQFGDLYAEEEREVLVEMRVPRSNTGSHHVLSARCCYNDPATQEVIYTGEKALLVPRAQTVRSSCSPKIERLRNLFIATRAVAESRLLVEHNKLMTAHQLLSSARTLLMQSISAQEFVKGLESELVDVEWRVQYQQHVIQQQQQGIMVDENGEPLTPTSAWRAAEKLAKVAVMKKSLNRVSDLHGFENARF, encoded by the exons ATGGGAACCGGATGGCGAAGAGCTTTTTGCACCACAATTCCTCGAAACTCATCAGATTCACCTATACTAGTCGAAAACCAACAAAATAATAATCCCACAAATCCTAGCCCAAAAACACCCTCTAAACTTGGTTTTTTCAAAAGTAGTTCTACTTCTAGCTCAAACCCCTCCACACCCCGGTTACATTCTACTTGGAGCCTACGTTCCAAAAGTAGCAATAGTAACAATACCGGTGacattaataacaataataataatgataatgattttatTGATACTAATTCGAATTCATCTACACCAAGATTGCGATTAAAACCTCGtcctaaaacaaaaaacaatgttaatgaaCCTACTAATGATGATACTAAATTTCATTCTTCTGTTATTGACAACCTTAATATTACTCCAAGGTTACGATGTAAAACGAAAAATCTTAAATCTTCTTTACTTTCTTCAAATCCTTCTTCTCCCAGATCTCCTTTTTCCATCTTCAAGAATTCCTTAGGCTTTTCTAGA AGTAATTGTGGGCTATGTTTACAAAGTGTGAAAACGGGTCACAAAACCGCGATATTCACCGCGGAATGTTCACACACATTTCATTTTCCGTGTATTTCAAAACACGTGAAAGAGGAAAAAACGCTAATTTGTCCGGTATGTAAATCCGTGTGGAGAGACGGGTCATTTCTCACAATTGACAAATTTCAGCCAAAATTAATTGatgacaaaaaagaaaatgtgaCGTCAACAACACCAAGATCCCAATCTCAATCGCAATCACAATTTCGGCCTCGAGAGAGTTATATAAAGCCGAAACCATATAATGATGACGAACCTCTAAAAACTCCGCGGGCTTGTGGGACCGGGATTGTCCCGATACCAGAAGCGTCCGCGGAGGAAGaggaaaatgaaaaagaagatgAGGAATTTAAAGGGTTTTTCGCGAACCCGAATTTATCGTCTTCCGCGGACGAATTTCGGCGTGATTTTAAGAATGTGGAAGTAATGTTGATGTCGGAAGTTGCTGTGGTGTCTTCGAATTTAACACATGAAACATATGCGGTTATATTGAAAGTCAAAGCGCCTCCACCTTTGGCTAAGCCGAATATGGCTCGGCGTGCGCCGATTGATTTGGTGGCTGTGTTGGATGTGAGTGAGAGTATGGGTGGGGCTAAGTTACAAATGTTGAAAAGAGCTATGAGGTTGGTTATTTCTTCGCTTGGCGCGGCTGATCGGCTTTCGATTGTGGCTTTTTCGGCTTGTCCAAAGAGGTTGTTGCCTTTGAGAAGGATGAGTGTGAAAGGTCAACGGTCGGCTCGGCGTATTATTGATCAGCTTGTGTGTAGCCGAGGGACTTGTGCTGGGGAAGCTTTGAGGAAAGCTACTCAAGTTTTGGAAgatagaagagagagaaatcCGGTTGCGAGTATTATTTTGTTATCGGATGGTCATGAAGGAGAAATGGGTGATACTAATGTTGGCAAGAACTCGAGTCAACGACAAGCGGCTAGCCACGTGTCGTCGACTCGGTTCGCTCATGTGGAGATACCGGTTCACACATTGGAGAAAAGTAATGGGGGTGGGTTTGGCCATCAAAGACATGGAAGTGAGGAAAATGCGTTTACTAAATGTGTAGGTGGTTTACTTAGTGTGGTGGCTCAGGATTTACGGATTCAGCTTCTTGTGGCTCCGGGTTCGGACCCGGCTGAGATTACCGCGGTTTATACGTGTAACGGAAAGCCGATGGTCTTAAATTCAGATTCGGTTCAATTTGGGGATCTTTACGCGGAAGAAGAAAGGGAAGTTTTGGTTGAAATGAGGGTCCCAAGGTCAAACACTGGGTCCCATCACGTGTTGTCAGCTCGTTGTTGTTACAACGACCCGGCAACACAAGAAGTGATCTACACTGGCGAAAAGGCTTTGTTGGTTCCGAGAGCACAAACCGTCCGATCTTCATGTTCACCCAAAATCGAACGGTTGAGAAACCTTTTTATCGCTACAAGAGCCGTGGCGGAGTCACGACTCTTGGTGGAACACAATAAGCTGATGACGGCTCATCAGCTTCTATCATCAGCTCGGACTTTGTTAATGCAGTCGATATCGGCTCAAGAGTTTGTAAAAGGGCTTGAATCTGAGCTGGTGGATGTTGAATGGAGAGTACAATACCAACAGCATGTaatacaacaacaacagcaaGGGATAATGGTGGATGAAAATGGGGAGCCGCTAACTCCAACATCGGCTTGGAGAGCGGCTGAGAAGCTGGCTAAAGTTGCGGTAATGAAGAAATCATTGAACAGAGTCAGCGATCTGCACGGATTTGAAAATGCTAGATTTTAg